Genomic segment of Acidobacteriota bacterium:
CCGCGGCGAGTGGCGCCGCTGGCCCTCTACCGGGCGCTGCGGCTGATCAATCCGAGCCCCTACATGGTGCTCCTCGAGACGCCCGACTTCGCCCTCGCCGGAGCTTCACCGGAGGCGCTGGTGACCAAGACCGGTCGAGTCCTCGAAACCCGGCCGATCGCCGGCACGCGACGGCGGGGAGGCGACGCCGCCGAGGATCTGCGGCTGGCCGAGGACCTGCAGGCGGATCCCAAGGAACGGGCCGAGCACGTCATGCTCGTCGACCTGGGACGCAATGACCTCGGCAAGGTCTCGGCGCCGGGCAGCGTGGAAGTGGCGAGCTTCCAGCGCATCGAGAACTACAGCCACGTCATGCACATGGTATCGAGCGTGGTGGGAGAGCTGGCCGAGGGCCGCGATGGCCTCGACGCCCTGGTGGCCTGCTTCCCGGCGGGCACCGTCTCCGGAGCACCGAAGATTCGGGCGATGGAGATCATCGACGATCTCGAGCCCGAGGCCCGCGGCCTCTATGCCGGCGCGGTGGGTTACTTCGGCTTCGCCGGCGATGTCGATACCTGCATCACCATTCGGACGCTGGTGGTGCGCGGCGACGAGACGTCGGTTACCGCCGGTGCCGGCATCGTCGCCGACTCGCAGCCGTCTCGCGAGGCGGACGAGACCGAGAACAAGGCAGCGGCGCTGCTCGCGGCGGTGGCCTTCGCCGAGCGCCTGGAGGAGGAAAGCGCGTGATCTTGATGGTCGACAACTACGATTCCTTCACCTACAACCTGGTGCAGGCCTTGACGGTGGCCGGTGCCGAGGTGCTGGTGTTGCGCAACGATGCCGAGGCGGCGGCGGCGATGCTCGAGCGCCGGCCCCAGGGCATCGTTCTGTCGCCGGGACCGGGGCGGCCGGAAGGGGCCGGGGTGTGCCTCGACCTGCTCGCCCTCGAGCCCACCGTGCCGGTGCTCGGGGTGTGCCTCGGGCACCAGGCTCTGGCGGTGGCCTGTGGCGCCGTCGTCGGCCGCGCCCCGCGCCTGATGCACGGCAAGACCTCGCCCGTGCGCCACGACGGCCAGGGCATCTTCGCGGGCTTGTCGCAGCCCTTCGAGGCCACCCGCTACCACTCCCTTGACGTCCCTCCCGGAACCCTGCCGGAGGCCCTCGAGGCCAGCGCCTGGGCCGACGACGGCATTCTGATGGGAATGCGACACAAGCAACATCCTTGGTTCGGCGTGCAGTTCCATCCCGAGTCGGTGCTCACCGTCGAAGGTCCGCGGCTGCTCGAGAACTTCCTGCGCCGCTGCGGGGTGGCGACCACCCCGGCGCCGGCGACAGCAGAGGAGGTGACGACGTGATCACACCTAGCGAGGCCCTCGGCCGCCTGTGCGACGGCGAAGATCTGAGCAAGGCCGAGGTGGCTGAGCTCTTCGGCCAGCTGATGGACGGCGAGATGTCGAATATCGAGAAGTCCGCTCTGCTGGTGGCGCTGCGCATGAAGGGTGAAACGCCGGCGGAGATTGCCGGCGCGGCGGTCGCCATGCGTCAGCGGGTGATCGCCGTCGAGCACCGCTGTCCGGAGGTGGTCGACACCTGCGGCACCGGTGGCGACGGTTCCGGAACTTTCAACATCTCGACGGCGGCGGCGCTGGTGGCGGCGGCCGGTGGCGCGACCGTCGCCAAGCACGGCAACCGCTCGGTGTCGAGCCGATCCGGCAGCGCCGATGTGCTCAGCGCCCTCGGCCTCGACAAGATCCTCGGGCCGCGAGAGGCCGGGCGGTGCCTCGCCGAGGTCGGCATCGCCTTTCTCTTCGCGCCGCGCTTCCATCCCGCCATGCGCGAGGTCATGCCGGTGCGCCGCGCCCTCGCCCTGCGCACCGTGTTCAACGTCCTCGGCCCGCTGACCAATCCGGCCGGTGCCCACTGCCAGTTGGTCGGCGTCTACCAGGAGAGTCTGGTCGAGGTGGTGGCGCGGGTGCTGGCGGACCTCGGCAGCCGCCACGCCCTGGTGGTCCACGGCGACGGCCTCGACGAGATCACCACCACCGGCGAAACCTTGATCGGCGAGGTGCGCGATGGCGGGGTGACGCTCGCCCGCTGGACGCCGGAGAAGCTCGGCACGGCGGCGGTGGCGAAGAGCGACCTGGCCGGTGGCGAGCCGCAGGAAAACGCCGCCGTCATGGAGCGCCTGCTGCAGGGCGAGGCCGGTCCGCTGGCGGAGATCACCGCCGTCAACGCCGGCGCCGCCCTCTACGTCGGCGGCCGCGCCGAGACCCTCGTCGACGGCATCGCGGCGGCCCGCCGGCTGCTCGCCGAAGGCACCGCCTGGGAGCGACTCGAAGCGCTGCGCCGCTTCACCGCCAGCGCCGAGGAGGATGTGTGAAGGTCGCCGAGATCCTCCTCGACATCACCGCCCAGCGGCGGCGGGCGATGGCAGGCGTCGACGACCCGGCTCCGGCGCTTCCGGCTGGGGAGCTTGCGGCGTCATTGCTGACGAGGGTCGAGAAACCCTTCCTGGGCGCCCTCGCGGAAGGTCCCGGGCCGGCGATCATCGCCGAGGTCAAGATGGGCTCGCCGCGGCTCGGCTCGCTGCTCGGCCGGATCGATCCGGCGGAGCAGGCGCGGCGCTATGTCGACGGCGGGGCAGCGGCCCTCTCGGTGGTGGTCGAGCCGGATTTCTTCCACGGTTCCTACGAGCTCCTCGAGACCTGCAAGCGGGTCTCCGGCCTGCCGGCCATCGCCAAGGACTTCGTGGTCGACGATCGCCAGCTCTTCTGGGCGCGCGACGCCGGGGCCGATGCTGTGCTGCTGATCGCCGCCCTGCAGGGCCGCGACGAGCTGCGTCGTCGGGCGCGGCTGGCTCGCCGCCTCGGTCTGGTGCCGTTGATCGAGACCCACGACCGCGGCGACGTCGAGCTACTGGCCGGTGAGGACTGGGAGCTGGTGGGGGTCAACAACCGCGACCTGCGCACCTTCGAGGTCGACATCGAGCGCTCCATCGAGCTGCTGCCGAGGCTGCCGGTGGCTGCCCTCAAGGTGGCCGAGAGCGGCCTGGCGAGCGGCGATCAGGTGGCGCGCCTCGCCGCGGCCGGCTTCCGGGCATTTCTGATCGGCGAGTCGCTGCTGCTGGCGGACGATCCGGTGGCGCTTCTCGCCGAGCTTCGTGGGGATCGTCGATGACCCTTGCCGGGCCCCCGAGGCGGCCCCTGGTGAAGGTCTGCGGCGTCACCACCGTCGCCGACGCCCGGCTCGCCGTCGACCTCGGCGCCGACCTGGTGGGCCTCAACTTCTATCCGCCGAGCCCGCGCCATCTCGAGGTCGGGCCAGCCCGGGAGATCTCCCGCGCCATCGCTGATCGCGCCCTCAAGGTCGGAGTGTTCGTCGACCGGCCGGTCGACGAGATCGACGACATCGATCGTCGGGTCGGCCTCGATCTGATCCAGCTCCACGGCGACGAGTCGCCGGCCCAAGTGGCCCATTGGGGGGAGCGGGCCCTGCCGGCGATCCGGGTGCCGGCGCGGCAACGCGAGCCCCTCGATGCTGGCCTTTTGGAGGATTACCCGCGGGCCTGGGGATTTTTGTTCGACATTCGCCACGCCGCCTACGGCGGCACCGGCATCGCTTGGAACTACGATACCCTTGCCCCGCTCGAAGGCTCCCGGCCGCGGCTCGTGGCCGGTGGAATCGATGCCCCGTCGGTGCGCCGTGCCCTGGCCGCCAGCGGGGCGACGGGAGTGGATGTCTGCTCCGGAGTCGAATCCGCTCCGGGGCTCAAGGACCCAGAGAAAATGCGACGATTCTTCGAGGAGGTACGCCATGGCGCGCGCGACTGAGGCTACCGGCCAATTCGGTCCCTACGGTGGGCGCTTCGTTCCGGAAACCCTGATGGCGCCGCTGGCGGAGCTGTCCAAGGCCTACGACAAGATCATCCGGCAACGCGCCTTTCGCCGTCGCCTGCGCGGTCTGCTGGCCGACTACGCCGGTCGACCGACGCCCCTTTACCTCGCCGAGCGCCTGAGCGAGCGGCTGGGTGGGGCGCGCATCTACCTCAAGCGCGAAGACCTTCTGCACACCGGGGCTCACAAGATCAACAACGCCATCGGCCAGGCGCTGCTGGCCCAGAAGATGGGCAAGGAGCGGGTGATCGCCGAGACCGGCGCCGGCCAGCACGGCGTGGCGACGGCCACCGCGGCCGCCCTGCTCGGCTTGCGTTGCACCGTCTACATGGGCACCGAGGACATGCGCCGGCAGCGTCTCAATGTCGAGCGCATGCGCCTCCTGGGGGCCGAGGTCTGCGGCGTCGACGCCGGCAGCCGCACCCTCAAAGACGCCATCAACGAGGCGCTGCGCGACTGGGTCACCCACGTGCACCACAGTCACTACATTCTGGGCTCGGTGCTGGGCCCGGACCCCTATCCTCGGATGGTGCGCGACTTCCACCGCGTCATCGGCGACGAGGCGCGGCGCCAGCTCAAGAAGGCGGAAGGGCGCTGGGGCCCCGACCTGGCGGTGGCCTGCGTCGGCGGCGGCAGCAACGCCCTCGGCCTGTTCACCGCCTTCTTCGGCGATCGCACGCGCATGATCGGCGTCGAGGCGGGAGGCCGGGGCGACGACCTCGGCGAGCACGCGGCGCGCTTCCAGGGCGGTACCCTCGGCGTCCTCCACGGCACCCGCACTCTGGTGCTGCAGGATCGCGAGGGCCAGATCGTTCCGACCCATTCCGTGTCGGCCGGCCTCGACTATCCGGCGATCGGGCCGGAGCACGTTTTCCTGCACGACGAGGGACGGGTGGAGTACACCTCGGTGGGAGATCGTGAGGCCATCGACGCCTTCCACCTGCTCGCCGAGACGGAGGGCATCCTGCCGGCCCTGGAGTCGGCCCATGCCCTCGCCGAGGCGGCGCGCCATGCGCCCCACATGTCGGCGAAGATGGTGATTCTGGTCAATCTTTCGGGCCGCGGCGACAAGGATGTCGAGTCGGTCCTCGGCTTCGACTCCGGCGATGGCGTGGTGACGCCCTTCGTCGATCGGCGTGCCGAACGGGAGCGGTCATGAGTGCCCTCGACCAAGTCTTCGCCCGCTGCCGGGAGCAGAAGCGGGCCGCCTTCATCCCCTTCCTGATGGCCGGCGATCCCGATCTCGAGACCACCGAGTCGCTGATCCGGGCGCTGGCCGCCGGTGGCGCCGACATCATCGAGCTCGGGGTGCCCTTCAGCGATCCCATCGCCGATGGCCCGGTCAACCAGCAGGCGGCGGCGCGCGCCCTCGCGGCGGGTACCACCATGGCCGGTATTTTCGACGTCATCGCCCGCTGCCGCGACAGCATTCGAGTGCCGATCGTGCTGTTCACCTACTTCAACCCGATCCACGCTCGCGGTATCGAGCGCTTCTCGGAGCAGGCGGCGGCCTCCGGAGTCGACGGTGTGCTGTGTGTCGACCTGCCTCCCGAGGCGGCCGCCGACCGCTTCATTCCGGCGCTCACCTCGCGCGGCCTCGATACGGTCTTCCTGCTCGCCCCCACCAGCACCAAGGATCGCATCGCCAAGGTGGCGGCGGCGTCTCGGGGCTTCGTCTACTACGTCTCTCGCACCGGCGTCACCGGTGAGCAGTCGGCGCTGGCGCCGGCGCTGATCAAGGAGGTCAAGAAGGTGCGCCGGCGGTTGCCGCTGCCACTCGCCGTCGGTTTCGGCATCTCCTCACCGGAGCAGGTCGCCGAGGTCGCCAAGGTGGCCGATGGTGTGGTGGTGGGCAGCGCCCTGGTGCGGCTGGTCGGAGAGCACGCCGAAGACCCCAATCTGCCGAGCTTGATCGAGGAACGGGTGCGCATCCTGAGCTCGCCGCTGGCGGCGAAGGCGCCGGCGTGAGTCGCGACCGGCCCAGCGGTCGAGCGGTGGCGCGGCAGATCGCCACCATCGTTCACGGCACCTATCTCCTCGAGCGACCCGCCGAAGGCCCGGAAGAGGTCCTGCTGATGGGTTTCCACGGCTACGGCGAAGGCGCCGAGAGCCAGCTCGAGGCGCTGCGCGCCATCCCCGGCAGCGAGGGCTGGGTGCTGTGCTCGGTGCAGGCGCTCCACCCCTTCTACACCCGCAGCGGCCGGGTGGTGTCGAGCTGGATGACCAAGTTCGACCGCGATCGCGCCATCGGCGACAACGTCCACTACGTGTCGGCGGTGCTCGCCGAGGTGCTGCGCGATCTGGGCACCATCGAGCGCCTCGCCTTCACCGGTTTCTCCCAGGGTGTCGCCATGGCCTATCGCGCCGCCGCCGGCTGTGGCCGCAAGAGCGATGCCCTGGTAGTGCTCGGCGGCGACGTGCCGCCGGAGGTCGCCGCCCGCGACCTGCCGGGCTTTCCTCCGGTGCTCATCGGTGCCGGCAAGGAAGATCCCGCCTACACCCCCGAACGGATGGCCGAAGATGTCGCCATTCTCGAAGGCAAGGGCCTGGCGGTCGAGGGCTATGCTTTCGACGGCGGCCACGAGTGGGCCGAAGACTTCCGCCAGCGGGCGGCGGCTTTTCTCGCCGAGCGCTTGGCCTGAGGGCCGCGCCGGATCCCAACGGCAACCCGCAGGTCGGGTCGGGCGTATCTCTTGCCATGGCCGACCAGACGCCCCTCGGCGGAGCTTGCAGCCTGCGCCGCATCGGACCCTTCTCCCTGTGGGAGAGCCGGCAGCCACCGGGCTTCGAAGTGGCGGCCCACTACCACCGACATCCCTCCCTTTGCCTGGTCCTCGATGGCGGTTACCACCAGGATTCTGCGTCGCCGTTCTGGGTCGGCCGCGGCATGGCGGTGCTGGCTTCCCCCAGCGCCGGCGGCGGTATGCGCTTTGGTCCGGAGGGCGCCCGCACCCTTCTGATCGAGGGACCGGAAGAGGCCTGGGGGGACGTCCTCGGCTTCGGCAAGCTGCCGGCGAGGGAAGAAGTGCGTGACGACGTGTCGGGGTTGGCGCTGGCGTTGGCGGTCCATCTACCGGCCGCCCGTGAGGCCCGGATCCTCGATCTGGTAGTCGAGATGGCGGCGATGCGAGCCCAGGAGAGCAGAGCCTCGGGGCCGCTGCCGCGGTCGGTGAGAGACGCCCTGGCGGTGATCGAGGATGGCCTCCGCGAGGGTGCCCTCGGCGAAGACGGCCTCGGCGAGGGCTGGACCCTCTCTTCCCTCGCCGCTGCGGTGGGGGTGAACCGGGTCACCCTGGCGCGCGGCTTCCGGCGCCATCTGGGGACCACCGTCGGCGAGTATCTGCGAACCCGCCGGCTGGGCCGGGCGGCCGAACGGATCGCGCGCGGAGAGGCGCTGGCGGCGGTTGCCGGCGAATGCGGCTTCGCGGATCAGAGCCATCTGACGCGTCACTTCCATCGTCGCTTCGGGGTTTCGCCGGCGAGGTTTCGCCGGCGCTTGATGGCGGTCCCTGACGGTGCGGTTTGAATCCCGGTAGGCCCGTCGAGGCTACGGAGGTTCAAGACGGCGCCGGCAGGACTCCTTAAGCTGGTGCCATGACTGCAAGACAAGGCACCGTCCTCACCGTCATTTGCTTCCTGCTGATGTCCACACCCGGCCTGTGGGCCGAGGAGGCCGGCAATCCGACCCGGGACCTCGTCATCTCGGTCCCCGGCGCCGAGCTGGCGGCCACCGTTTCCCTGCCAGCGGCGGCCGAAGAGAGCTCCGGCCCCGTGCCCGGCGTCGTCCTGCTCCACGGTTCGGGACCTTCGACGCGGGCCTTTCAGGCCCCCTTGACGGCCTGGTTCCTCGCCCGCGGCTTCGCCGTCCTGGCGTTCGACAAGCGGGGCTGCGGCGCCTCGACCGGAAGCTGGATTCGGTCCTCCCTCGATGACCTCGCCGGCGATGCGGCGGCCGCCCTGGATGCGCTGCGCAGTCAGCCCGAAGTCGCCGGCGGCAGGGTGGGATTCTTCGGTCACAGTCAGGCCGGCTGGGTGGTGCCGCGGGCCGTTGCCGGAGGGGCCGAGGCGGATTTCGCCATCGTCGTCGCCGGCGGTGGCGCCCGACCGACGACGGTCGAGTCCTGGGGTTACCAACAGGCCTTCGAGCGCGCCGGCCTGGAAGATGCCGAGCGGCGGCGGGGCTTCGAGTGGATCGAGCGCTACTTCGCCTATCTCGAATCCTGCCGCGGCCGGGAAGCCCTCGCCCGTGGGCTCGAAGGCGAGCGGGGTCGGCCCTGGAGCGCCATCGCCTCCCTCGACAAGATCTTGCCGAGCGAGAGCAACTGCCCCAACTGGCGTTGGGTGGCGACCTACGATCCTCTGCCGGACATCGCAGGCCTCGGCGACTTGCCGATGCTGGTGTTGTTCGGCGGGCGCGACTCCCAGGCGCCATCGGAGGTCTCGATCGCCCGCTGGCGGCTCGGGCTGACCCTGGCCGGAAACGACCACCAGCGCCTGGTGCTGTTACCGCAGGCGACCCACAGCCTCGGGCTCGGCATGCACCCCGGAGGCCACGGGGCGGCGTCCGCAAGCCGGCCAGAGCCGGACGGCGACTACATGAAGGAGATCGCGAGCTGGCTGCGCGATCAGGGGCTGGGCGGTCTGCCGAGGTTGGCGCCGACAGCGGCCGAGCCCTGAGCCAGCTTCGACGGTCGCCTGCGACCGGTGGACGCGGTTCCGAGGCGATGCTAGCCGACCGCGCCAAGCGCTTCCCGTAGCCCTGCTGATTGACGGACTCAAAAATAGAATATAAATTCTAGAATGTGAGTTCTGATTCTCTTGGGTCCAACCGATCCTCCGACTCGCGGCCGACCCGGGACGCGATCGAAGTCGGGCTCCTCGTGCTCGTCGCGCTGGGAGCTGTCGCCAGCGCGCAGCACCTGGGACCGACCACCCCGATGGGCAACGTCGTGGCCCTCGCCGGCATCGTCTTGTCACTGACGATTGCCCTCCTGGCGCCTCGTCTGCGCGGCGAGACCCTGCGAGTGCTGGGCTTCCGCCGACCGGCGAGTTGGCGGCGCGCTGGCCTGGGGGCCGCTGCCGCTGCTGGCGTCATGCTGCTGGTCGAGTGGACGGCTCAGCTTTGGATCTTGCCGCGCCTCCTGGGCGTTCCGCCGGCGGATACCAGCCGCTTCGACTCCCTGCGGGGAGACCCCTGGGCCCTGATCGGCAGCCTGGTGATCATGTGGCTGACGGCGGCGTTGGCCGAGGAGGTGATCTATCGCGGCTTCCTGATGGGCCGGCTGGCCCGGTTGTTCCGAGGGACGGGACGGGCTTGGATCGCGGCGCTGCTGCTCAGCTCCCTGTTCTTCGGTCTTCTTCACCTCTACCAGGGGATTGGTGGAGTTCTGATGACGGCCTGCGCAGGCCTGATGCTCGGCGGGGTCTATCTGCTCTCCGGGCGCAATCTGTGGGTCGTCATCCTGGCCCACGGCCTGACCAACACGGTGTCTTACCTCATGGTTGCTCTGGGATGGGTGTGAACGACCTTCGCCGAGGCCTCATCGCGCCCCGCCAGGAACGCAGCAAGGCGACCCTCGACCGCTTGCTCGACGCCACCGAGGAGCTCCTCGGGGAGCGGCCTTGGGCCGAGATCACGGTGGCGGAGATCGTGTCTCGCAGCGCCACCTCGGTCGGGTCCTTCTACGCTCGATTCCCCGCCAAAGAGGCCCTGGTGGAGGCACTCCTCGAGCGCTATCACGAGGAAGCCCGACGGAGCTTGGCGGCCGCCGCGAGCTCCGCAGAGTGGCAGGCCCTGTCGCTGGCCGAGCGGGCGCGGCGCCTGATCGCCGAAATCGTCGCCCTGTGTCGGCACAGACGTGGCCTGCTTCGTCTTCGCCTGCAGCGTCGATTGGCAGGCCTCGAGAGCGAGGCGAATTCCGAGCCGCCGAGGGACCGCGAGGTGGTGGCAGCGTTGGTCGAGCTGTTCGGGGGCTGTGTCCCTGAAATTGGCCACGACCAACCCGAGAGCGCGCTGCGCTTCGCTCTACGCATGGTCGATGGCGTCGTGATCTCGGCGATCGCCCTCGACGACGTCAGTCAGAGCTATGGCCCGGTAGATGACTCGGTCCTGATCGCGGAGCTGACCCGCGCCTTCGTGGCCTACCTGCAAGCTCCCCCCGGAATCGATCCGCAGGGGATGCCGGAGTAGCTCCAGAGATCATTCCGGTGCCAGCGCGACCAGCCGCGCCACCCCCGACGTCGGTCGGGTGTGGAGGACCACCTCCCAGCCATAGTCGGTCGGCGGCGGGAGAGTGCTGGCGAGGCTGAAGATGTCCTGTTTGGCGGTGATCACCCAAACCGGGTCGCCGGCGAGGAGGGCCTCGGAGATTCGCGCGATGCGCTCCGCCTCGCCGAACTGGAAGACTTCCGGGTTGGTGGTGTAGAGGTGGTCGTCGTCGAGGGGGGCGACGACCGCGCGCGACTCTTCCCCGCGCCAGCTCAAGGCGGCGTGGACGTAGGGCGGCGGCATGTCCGTGAGGATGAGACCGGGCTCGCTGGCCTCGTCCAGGGCGCGGAATCGGCGCAGCGAATCGAAGCCCGGGTAGGCGGGCCGGCGATGGGCGGTGGTCACCAGCTCGGTGGTCTCGCTGTGGCCGTCGCCGCTCGGCCAGCCGAGGACGGTGAGGCAGAGCAGGGCGGTGGCCAGCGGAACGGCGAGGCGACCGCGACTGGCGAAGATCTCGCCCAGGCCGATGGCGATGGCCGGGATCGGCAGCACCAGGAGCGGGAAGATCAGGCGCGTGTCGTGGAAGGCATAGAACGCCATGGCGGCGAGAGCCACGATGCCGGCGGCGGCGAACAGGCGGAGGCGTCGGCGGCGCCACATGCGACCGAGGCCGACGAGGGCCAGCAGCACGAAGGCCGGCGTCACGTAGGAACCGCGCTGCTGCCCGAAGTGGGTGGCGCTCGAGTAGTCCGTTTCCTGCTGGCGCAGCTCGCGCCCGTAGTAGGCGAGGTTGTCGCTCACGAAATCGGAGCTGAAGGCGGCAGAAGCGTTCCATTCCGGCAACCAATAGCTGTAGCCGCTCGCCAGCGGATGGCCGAAGACGCTGCCATTGAAGGCCAGCAGTGGCAGCACCCCGATTGCCGCCGCCAGGCCCAGCAGGACGAGGTCCTTGAGCCGCCGGCCGGAGTCGCGGGCCAGGATCGCCGCTGGCAGAAAGGCGAGCAGCAACACGTTGGCGGTGCGGAAACCCAGGCCGAGGCCGAGGATCGCGGCTCCGACGATCCCCAGGGCGACGCCGCGACGGGCACCTGGTCCGCTGGTCGGCGAGCGGGCAAAGCCGTAGAGCAGGCCGACGGCGACCACCGACATCAGTGTGCTGGAGACCTCGCTCATCGGGCTACGGCAGAGGATGATGAAGGCCGGCAGGGTGGCCAGGAGGAGGGCAGCGAGGCCTGCCGCCAAGTAGTGGCGGCGCAGCCCCAGCAGGGCGACGAAGAAGACCAGCAGCAGGGCTCCCGCCGCTTGATTGGTGCGCTGCGGTGCGATCAGGGGGTCGCTGCCCAGGAGCAGGGCTCCGGCGATGGCGGTGCTGTAGCCGACCGGGAAGCGTGCCGGAAGGTCTTCGCCGGCGAGGTGGATCGAAGCTTCGCCGCGATGGGCGAGGGCGACCGCGACGTCGAGGTACTCGGCGCCGTCGGGCCAGGGTTGGGCGAGGCGTCCGGCGTTGGCTGCGGCAGGGATGTCGACCACCGTCAGGTGGAAGATCCAGCCGGCGAGCAGCGCCAAGAGGGCGGGGACGACGAGAGCGGTCAGTCGCGCGCGCATGGCATTTGGTGAATGCGGACCTGGGTTCGCCCGATCTCTCGCTCGCTGCCGACCTCGACGAGGCTGAGGACGGTGCCGTCGCGGACCCAGGATCCGGTGGGTTGGGATCCCTGCATGTGGCCGGTCGCCATCACCTGGCCGCGCGGACCGCCGATGCGGATTTGAGTCGTGCCGCGACGATCACCGGCGTCCCAGTGGACGACGGTGGAGCCGCTGGCCGCATCGTCGGCGCCCCAGCACCTCTCGATCGGATTGGGAATCGCCCAGATCGGCCCCTTGACGTCCGGCGTCGAGGGGAGGGAGGCTCGGGCATGACGCCCACGGGTCTCGGCGAGGCGGCGGCGAGCGCCCTCGAGGTGGGCGGTGGCGCGTTGCAGAAGACCGGGATCGCGGGTGGCGAGGTTGTCGCCCTCTGCCGGGTCTTGGGCCAGATCGTAGAGTGCCTCGACGGAGCCGTCGGCGAGGCTGGCGACGATTTTCCAGTGGTCGCCGCGCACCGCGATCCAAGGGTCCGCCGCCGCCGTGGACTCGCTGACGGCGACCCACTCGGCGGTCCTGGGCTTGGCGCGCAGCACTGGAATCAGGGACCGACCGAGGGTCGCCGGGAGGGGCTGAGCACCGGCGAGGGAGAGCAGGGTCGGGGCGATGTCGATGGCCTGGCTAGGGGTTTCGAAACGCTCCCCGGCGCCC
This window contains:
- a CDS encoding aminodeoxychorismate/anthranilate synthase component II, which translates into the protein MVDNYDSFTYNLVQALTVAGAEVLVLRNDAEAAAAMLERRPQGIVLSPGPGRPEGAGVCLDLLALEPTVPVLGVCLGHQALAVACGAVVGRAPRLMHGKTSPVRHDGQGIFAGLSQPFEATRYHSLDVPPGTLPEALEASAWADDGILMGMRHKQHPWFGVQFHPESVLTVEGPRLLENFLRRCGVATTPAPATAEEVTT
- the trpD gene encoding anthranilate phosphoribosyltransferase; this translates as MITPSEALGRLCDGEDLSKAEVAELFGQLMDGEMSNIEKSALLVALRMKGETPAEIAGAAVAMRQRVIAVEHRCPEVVDTCGTGGDGSGTFNISTAAALVAAAGGATVAKHGNRSVSSRSGSADVLSALGLDKILGPREAGRCLAEVGIAFLFAPRFHPAMREVMPVRRALALRTVFNVLGPLTNPAGAHCQLVGVYQESLVEVVARVLADLGSRHALVVHGDGLDEITTTGETLIGEVRDGGVTLARWTPEKLGTAAVAKSDLAGGEPQENAAVMERLLQGEAGPLAEITAVNAGAALYVGGRAETLVDGIAAARRLLAEGTAWERLEALRRFTASAEEDV
- a CDS encoding indole-3-glycerol-phosphate synthase: MKVAEILLDITAQRRRAMAGVDDPAPALPAGELAASLLTRVEKPFLGALAEGPGPAIIAEVKMGSPRLGSLLGRIDPAEQARRYVDGGAAALSVVVEPDFFHGSYELLETCKRVSGLPAIAKDFVVDDRQLFWARDAGADAVLLIAALQGRDELRRRARLARRLGLVPLIETHDRGDVELLAGEDWELVGVNNRDLRTFEVDIERSIELLPRLPVAALKVAESGLASGDQVARLAAAGFRAFLIGESLLLADDPVALLAELRGDRR
- a CDS encoding phosphoribosylanthranilate isomerase — protein: MKVCGVTTVADARLAVDLGADLVGLNFYPPSPRHLEVGPAREISRAIADRALKVGVFVDRPVDEIDDIDRRVGLDLIQLHGDESPAQVAHWGERALPAIRVPARQREPLDAGLLEDYPRAWGFLFDIRHAAYGGTGIAWNYDTLAPLEGSRPRLVAGGIDAPSVRRALAASGATGVDVCSGVESAPGLKDPEKMRRFFEEVRHGARD
- the trpB gene encoding tryptophan synthase subunit beta, giving the protein MARATEATGQFGPYGGRFVPETLMAPLAELSKAYDKIIRQRAFRRRLRGLLADYAGRPTPLYLAERLSERLGGARIYLKREDLLHTGAHKINNAIGQALLAQKMGKERVIAETGAGQHGVATATAAALLGLRCTVYMGTEDMRRQRLNVERMRLLGAEVCGVDAGSRTLKDAINEALRDWVTHVHHSHYILGSVLGPDPYPRMVRDFHRVIGDEARRQLKKAEGRWGPDLAVACVGGGSNALGLFTAFFGDRTRMIGVEAGGRGDDLGEHAARFQGGTLGVLHGTRTLVLQDREGQIVPTHSVSAGLDYPAIGPEHVFLHDEGRVEYTSVGDREAIDAFHLLAETEGILPALESAHALAEAARHAPHMSAKMVILVNLSGRGDKDVESVLGFDSGDGVVTPFVDRRAERERS
- the trpA gene encoding tryptophan synthase subunit alpha is translated as MSALDQVFARCREQKRAAFIPFLMAGDPDLETTESLIRALAAGGADIIELGVPFSDPIADGPVNQQAAARALAAGTTMAGIFDVIARCRDSIRVPIVLFTYFNPIHARGIERFSEQAAASGVDGVLCVDLPPEAAADRFIPALTSRGLDTVFLLAPTSTKDRIAKVAAASRGFVYYVSRTGVTGEQSALAPALIKEVKKVRRRLPLPLAVGFGISSPEQVAEVAKVADGVVVGSALVRLVGEHAEDPNLPSLIEERVRILSSPLAAKAPA
- a CDS encoding phospholipase — its product is MSRDRPSGRAVARQIATIVHGTYLLERPAEGPEEVLLMGFHGYGEGAESQLEALRAIPGSEGWVLCSVQALHPFYTRSGRVVSSWMTKFDRDRAIGDNVHYVSAVLAEVLRDLGTIERLAFTGFSQGVAMAYRAAAGCGRKSDALVVLGGDVPPEVAARDLPGFPPVLIGAGKEDPAYTPERMAEDVAILEGKGLAVEGYAFDGGHEWAEDFRQRAAAFLAERLA
- a CDS encoding AraC family transcriptional regulator, with the translated sequence MADQTPLGGACSLRRIGPFSLWESRQPPGFEVAAHYHRHPSLCLVLDGGYHQDSASPFWVGRGMAVLASPSAGGGMRFGPEGARTLLIEGPEEAWGDVLGFGKLPAREEVRDDVSGLALALAVHLPAAREARILDLVVEMAAMRAQESRASGPLPRSVRDALAVIEDGLREGALGEDGLGEGWTLSSLAAAVGVNRVTLARGFRRHLGTTVGEYLRTRRLGRAAERIARGEALAAVAGECGFADQSHLTRHFHRRFGVSPARFRRRLMAVPDGAV
- a CDS encoding alpha/beta fold hydrolase, whose product is MTARQGTVLTVICFLLMSTPGLWAEEAGNPTRDLVISVPGAELAATVSLPAAAEESSGPVPGVVLLHGSGPSTRAFQAPLTAWFLARGFAVLAFDKRGCGASTGSWIRSSLDDLAGDAAAALDALRSQPEVAGGRVGFFGHSQAGWVVPRAVAGGAEADFAIVVAGGGARPTTVESWGYQQAFERAGLEDAERRRGFEWIERYFAYLESCRGREALARGLEGERGRPWSAIASLDKILPSESNCPNWRWVATYDPLPDIAGLGDLPMLVLFGGRDSQAPSEVSIARWRLGLTLAGNDHQRLVLLPQATHSLGLGMHPGGHGAASASRPEPDGDYMKEIASWLRDQGLGGLPRLAPTAAEP
- a CDS encoding CPBP family intramembrane glutamic endopeptidase → MLVALGAVASAQHLGPTTPMGNVVALAGIVLSLTIALLAPRLRGETLRVLGFRRPASWRRAGLGAAAAAGVMLLVEWTAQLWILPRLLGVPPADTSRFDSLRGDPWALIGSLVIMWLTAALAEEVIYRGFLMGRLARLFRGTGRAWIAALLLSSLFFGLLHLYQGIGGVLMTACAGLMLGGVYLLSGRNLWVVILAHGLTNTVSYLMVALGWV
- a CDS encoding helix-turn-helix domain-containing protein: MNDLRRGLIAPRQERSKATLDRLLDATEELLGERPWAEITVAEIVSRSATSVGSFYARFPAKEALVEALLERYHEEARRSLAAAASSAEWQALSLAERARRLIAEIVALCRHRRGLLRLRLQRRLAGLESEANSEPPRDREVVAALVELFGGCVPEIGHDQPESALRFALRMVDGVVISAIALDDVSQSYGPVDDSVLIAELTRAFVAYLQAPPGIDPQGMPE